One Osmerus eperlanus chromosome 24, fOsmEpe2.1, whole genome shotgun sequence DNA window includes the following coding sequences:
- the LOC134011026 gene encoding vitellogenin-like: protein MRTVVLALTLALVASQQVNFAPEFASSNTYVYEYEAVVLGGLPEEGLARAGIKVISKVLISAVAQNNFLLKLVDPEIFEYSGVWPRDPFVPAAKLTSALAAQLQTPIKFEYANGVVGKIHAPAGISATVLNVHRGILNILQLNIKKTQNIYELQEAGAQGVCKTSYVISEDAKAERIHLTKTKDLNHCQERLEKEFGLAYTEKLVASQDSRKNLRGAAAYNYIMKPTDNGALIMEATVTEVHQFSPFNEMTGAAQMEAKQRLTFQEIQKATVEPIGAEYISRGSLQYEFATELHQIPIQLLRISNAQAQIVEVLNHLVTHNEAKVHEDAPLKFVELIQLLRVARMENIEAIWSQYKANPAFRHWILSAIPAIGSPVTVRFIKEKFIAGDLTIPEAAQALMAAVHMVTADLDSVKLVEGLAFHHMIQQNSVLREIAMLGYGTMVFKYCAVHTNCPSELVKPIHDHAIEALAKGEIKELVVALKVLGNAAHPSSIKPITKLLPGFGAAAASLPIRVQVDAILALRNIAKKEPRRIQEVAVQLFMDRALHPELRMVAAVVLFETRPPMGLVITLADAVQKETNLQVASFVYSYMKSLTRSTAPDFVPVAAASNVAVKILSPKFDRLSYTFSKAFHLDSYSSPLMMGAAASALYINDAATLLPRAVVAKARTYIAGAAADVLEVGVRTEGIQEALMKMPNIAENADRITKMKRVIKALTDLKSLPTNKPLASMYVKFFGQEIAFAHIDKEMIEQAIQLATGPSAHAIGRKALKELLSGASFQYAKPLLAAEVRHIFPTAVGVPMELSFYTAAVAAATVQVRVAMTPSLPEAFHPAQLLNTDIQLHAEITPSVAMHTFAVMGVNTAWIQATLMARAKIHTIVPAKMAAKVDIAKGNFKFEVLPVQSADHLATVRVESLAVARNVEDLAATKMIPMIPAKEAQLSRDTLRSKISSSQESDWSRSSERIYSDLPSNIIPKMRRLSAQLKKKFCTAFKTFGIKACANIESQNAAFIRNSPLYTLIGKHSVTVDLSQASGTVIERMEIEVQVGAEAAKKIVKVITVNEDEESPEATNVLLKLKKVLVPGRKNGTRSSSSSSSSSSSSSRSSSSSSSSSSSSSSSSSSSSSSSRNNKKMLIVGAAAANKQSKRVRSNSSSSSSSSSSSSSSSSSSSSSGRNSQRNTRRSPNNRSSSSSSSSSSSSSSSSRMSKELNDMKFTKDHVHKHAISKERTSSRSSASSFEAIYKQNKFLGNAVAPSVTILIRAVRADHAVQGYQITAYLDKATSRVQIIVANLEKDNHYRICTDGVLLSNHKVMAKIAWGVECKEYETEITAETGLVNENPALRLKLSWDKIPSALRRNAKRVTEYLYSAAILAGVSQGKAKNIKKEIKLTLALTSARRLNIVLKTPKMTISKLALSLPIAWPVGDTAAELSVLSDNIVDQVYYLFSKANAAECSMDGNTLTTFNNRRYKSDMPLSCYQVVAQDCTQELKFMVLLKKDNDQNHISVKIFDIDIELYPEDNQVLVKVNGQKIPISSLPYQHPTGSIQIKQKGDGISLHAPSHGLQEVYLDKNAWKVQVVDWMKGQTCGICGKADGEVRQELRMPNGRLSKSPVSFAHSWVLPAESCRDTTECRLKLESVKLEKQMIVNGQESKCYSVEPVLRCLNGCYPVRTTPVTIGFHCLPTDSNLNRSEGLISIYEKSVDLRETVDAHVACRCTAHCA, encoded by the exons ATGAGAACGGTAGTGCTTGCCCTGACTCTAGCCCTTGTGG CGAGTCAACAGGTCAATTTTG CTCCTGAGTTTGCCTCCAGCAATACCTATGTGTACGAGTACGAGGCAGTGGTCTTGGGAGGTCTGCCTGAGGAAGGTCTGGCTAGAGCAGGAATCAAAGTCATCAGCAAAGTTCTCATCAGTGCAGTTGCCCAGAATAACTTCCTGCTGAAG CTTGTGGACCCAGAGATCTTTGAGTACAGTGGTGTCTGGCCCAGAGATCCTTTTGTTCCAGCTGCAAAGCTCACTTCAGCTCTGGCTGCTCAGCTCCAGACTCCCATCAAGTTTGAGTATGCCAATGGAGTTGTGGGTAAGATACATGCCCCTGCTGGTATCTCTGCTACGGTGTTGAATGTCCACAGAGGTATCTTGAACATCCTTCAGCTGAACATCAAGAAGACACAGAACATCTATGAGCTGCAAGAG GCTGGAGCTCAGGGAGTCTGCAAGACCAGCTATGTCATCAGTGAGGATGCCAAGGCTGAGCGCATTCATCTGACCAAGACCAAGGATCTGAATCACTGCCAGGAGAGACTCGAGAAGGAGTTTGGTTTGGCTTACACTGAGAAATTGGTAGCTTCTCAGGAT TCTAGAAAGAACTTGAGGGGAGCTGCAGCCTACAACTACATCATGAAGCCAACTGACAATGGTGCTCTGATCATGGAAGCCACTGTTACTGAGGTCCATCAGTTCTCTCCATTCAACGAGATGACCGGAGCTGCCCAGATGGAGGCAAA ACAAAGGTTGACATTCCAAGAGATTCAGAAGGCCACAGTGGAACCCATTGGAGCCGAATACATTTCCCGTGGATCTCTGCAATATGAGTTTGCCACTGAGCTTCACCAGATACCCATTCAGCTCCTCAGGATCAGCAATGCACAAGCTCAG ATTGTTGAGGTTCTGAACCATTTGGTTACCCACAATGAGGCAAAGGTTCATGAGGATGCCCCTCTGAAGTTTGTGGAGCTCATCCAGCTCCTGCGTGTGGCCAGAATGGAGAATATCGAGGCCATCTGGAGTCAGTACAAAGCGAATCCAGCTTTCAG ACACTGGATCCTGAGTGCCATCCCGGCGATTGGAAGTCCTGTCACTGTTAGGTTCATCAAGGAGAAGTTTATTGCTGGTGACCTCACTATTCCTGAGGCCGCTCAGGCTCTAATGGCTGCTGTCCACATGGTGACGGCTGATTTGGATAGTGTCAAGCTTGTAGAG GGGTTGGCTTTCCACCACATGATTCAGCAAAACTCAGTTCTTCGTGAAATCGCCATGCTTGGTTATGGTACCATGGTTTTCAAGTACTGTGCTGTACACACCAACTGCCCTTCAGAACTTGTGAAG CCCATCCATGACCACGCTATTGAGGCGCTTGCAAAAGGGGAAATTAAAGAACTTGTAGTTGCTCTTAAAGTCCTGGGTAATGCTGCCCACCCTTCTAGTATTAAACCAATCACAAAGCTCTTGCCTGGATttggagctgctgctgcttctcTGCCTATAAGAGTTCAGGTTGATGCCATCCTGGCCCTGAGGAACATTGCCAAGAAGGAGCCTAGAAGG ATTCAGGAAGTGGCGGTGCAGCTGTTCATGGACAGGGCTCTCCACCCAGAGCTCCGCATggttgctgctgttgtgctgtttGAGACTAGACCTCCGATGGGTCTCGTGATTACCCTTGCCGATGCGGTGCAGAAAGAGACAAATCTGCAAGTGGCCAGCTTTGTGTACTCTTACATGAAATCCCTGACTAGGAGCACCGCCCCTGACTTTGTTCCAGT TGCTGCAGCATCCAATGTCGCTGTCAAGATCCTCAGTCCCAAATTCGATAGGTTGAGCTATACCTTCAGCAAGGCCTTCCACCTGGACTCCTATTCCT CTCCTCTGATGATGGGTGCTGCTGCCAGTGCTTTGTACATCAACGATGCTGCCACCTTATTACCTAGAGCTGTGGTAGCCAAGGCAAGAACATACATTGCTGGAGCAGCTGCTGATGTTCTGGAG GTTGGAGTAAGAACAGAGGGAATCCAGGAGGCTCTCATGAAGATGCCCAATATTGCTGAAAATGCTGACAGGATCACTAAGATGAAGCGTGTCATTAAGGCG CTGACTGACTTGAAGTCCCTGCCCACAAACAAGCCACTAGCTTCTATGTATGTGAAATTCTTTGGACAGGAAATTGCTTTCGCTCACATTGACAAGGAAATGATTGAACAGGCCATACAG CTGGCTACTGGACCTTCTGCACATGCAATTGGAAGGAAGGCTCTGAAGGAATTGTTGTCTGGAGCCTCCTTCCAGTACGCAAAGCCCCTGCTGGCTGCAGAGGTACGTCACATCTTCCCTACAGCTGTTGGTGTGCCCATGGAACTCAGTTTCTACACTGCTGCCGTGGCTGCTGCAACTGTACAAG TCAGAGTGGCCATGACTCCTTCACTTCCTGAGGCTTTCCATCCTGCCCAGCTCTTGAACACAGACATTCAGCTGCATGCAGAGATAACACCAAG TGTTGCCATGCATACATTTGCTGTGATGGGAGTGAACACTGCCTGGATCCAGGCTACTCTTATGGCAAGGGCAAAAATACACACAATTGTCCCAGCAAAAATGGCAGCTAAAGTTGACATTGCAAAGGGCAACTTCAAGTTTGAGGTTTTGCCTGTTCAGTCTGCAGATCACCTGGCAACTGTGCG TGTTGAGAGTCTTGCTGTGGCAAGAAATGTTGAAGACCTTGCAGCTACTAAGATGATACCAATGATTCCTGCCAAAGAAGCACAGCTGTCTAGAGATACTTTGAGATCAAAGATCTCATCCTCACAGGAAAGTGATTGG TCAAGATCATCTGAACGGATTTACTCTGATTTACCTTCTAATATCATTCCTAAAATGAGAAGGTTGTCTGCACAACTGAAGAAGAAATTCTGTACCGCATTCAAAACCTTTGGTATCAAGGCATGCGCTAACATTGAATCCCAGAATGCTGCCTTCATCAGAAACTCACCACTCTATACCCTTATCGGGAAACACTCAGTCACTGTTGATTTGTCACAAG CTTCAGGCACAGTCATTGAAAGAATGGAGATTGAGGTCCAGGTTGGAGCAGAGGCAGCTAAAAAGATTGTCAAAGTGATCACTGTGAATGAAGATGAAGAATCTCCAGAGGCAACAAATGTCCTGTTGAAACTCAAGAAAGTCTTGGTTCCCGGTCGCAAGAATGGTACCAGatcttcctccagctccagcagtTCTAGTTCCAGCAGCTCTcggtcttcttcttcctcctcttcctcctcatctagCTCATCCAGCTCATCTAGCTCATCCAGCTCATCCTCccgtaacaacaaaaaaatgctgATTGTTGGTGCTGCTGCAGCTAACAAGCAGTCTAAGAGAGTACGTAGCAACagtagcagcagtagcagcagcagcagcagcagcagcagcagcagcagcagcagcagcagcagcggacGCAACAGCCAAAGGAACACCAGAAGATCACCAAACAACCGCtcttccagctccagctcctcaagCTCCAGCTCTTCCAGCTCCAGCTCTCGCATGTCAAAG GAACTCAATGACATGAAGTTTACCAAGGACCACGTCCACAAG CATGCCATCTCAAAGGAAAGAACGTCCAGCAGAAGCAGTGCATCCAGCTTTGAGGCAATATACAAACAG AACAAATTCCTTGGCAATGCTGTTGCTCCTTCCGTGACAATACTCATCCGTGCTGTGAGAGCTGACCATGCAGTGCAGGGATACCAGATTACTGCCTATCTGGACAAAGCTACTTCCAGGGTGCAGATCATTGTGGCTAACCTAGAAAAGGATAACCATTACAGAATCTGTACCGATGGAGTGTTGCTGAGCAACCACAAAGTTATG GCTAAGATTGCATGGGGTGTTGAGTGCAAAGAATATGAGACTGAGATCACAGCAGAAACTGGTCTTGTCAACGAAAATCCTGCTCTCCGTCTGAAGCTGTCATGGGACAAGATCCCAAGTGCCCTGAGGCGAAATGCAAAGAG GGTCACTGAGTACCTTTATAGTGCTGCTATCCTGGCTGGGGTTAGTCAAGGAAAAGCCAAAAAcataaagaaagaaataaaactCACACTGGCTCTTACCTCTGCGAGAAGGTTGAATATTGTGCTGAAGACTCCAAAG ATGACCATTTCCAAACTGGCGTTGAGTCTCCCTATTGCTTGGCCTGTCGGAGACACCGCTGCTGAGCTTTCTGTGCTGTCAGACAACATTGTTGACCAAGTGTACTACCTGTTCTCCAAAGCCAATGCAG CTGAATGTAGCATGGACGGAAACACACTGACGACATTCAACAACAGGAGGTACAAGAGTGACATGCCACTCTCCTGCTACCAAGTTGTGGCTCAGGATTGCACACAAGAGCTCAAGTTCATGGTTCTGTTAAAGAAGGACAATGATCAGAACCACATCAGTGTTAAGATCTTTGACAT CGATATTGAGCTGTATCCCGAAGACAACCAGGTACTGGTGAAGGTCAATGGACAGAAAATTCCCATCAGCAGCCTCCCATATCAACATCCTACAG GCTCAATCCAGATCAAACAAAAGGGTGATGGGATCTCTCTCCATGCTCCAAGCCATGGTCTCCAGGAGGTCTACTTGGATAAAAATGCATGGAAG GTCCAAGTTGTGGACTGGATGAAGGGTCAGACCTGTGGTATCTGTGGTAAAGCTGATGGGGAAGTCAGACAGGAGTTGCGCATGCCCAATGGACGCCTGAGCAAGAGCCCAGTCAGCTTTGCCCATTCCTGGGTGCTTCCAGCTGAGAGCTGCCGTGACACcactg AATGTCGCTTGAAACTTGAATCTGTGAAGCTGGAGAAGCAGATGATTGTCAATGGCCAGGAGTCCAAATGCTACTCTGTTGAGCCTGTGCTGCGCTGTCTGAACGGTTGCTACCCAGTGAGGACCACCCCTGTAACCATTGGCTTCCACTGCCTGCCCACCG ATTCCAACCTGAACCGTTCAGAGGGTCTGATCAGCATCTATGAGAAGAGTGTGGACCTGAGGGAGACAGTGGATGCCCATGTGGCCTGCCGTTGCACCGCTCACTGTGCTTAG